The Clostridia bacterium genomic interval TTTTATATATGAACTCTAAGGAAAGAGCTCTACGAATAATAAATCACCAAGAGGCCGATCGTATTGCTATAGATTTTTGGGCAGTAGATGAAGCACTTGAAAAGCTTTTGGAACATTTTGGATTCAAATGCAAAGAACAACTATTGAAAGAATTTGAAGTAGATTTTAGGCAATCCCCTACATGTTTTCAGGATTTGGGTCCTTTAAAATGGGATAAAAGTGATAAAACGGTATATTACAATATGTGGGGGGTGGGCAAGTCATGCAAATGGGGCGGCACATCTATTTATCATCCACTCAAGGATGTACAGACAATAGATGATGTCAAGGATTATCCATGGCCTAATCCCGACGATATAGATGTAGATGCATTTGTGAGTTATTGTGATACCTTTTATAGGGATTATTGTATATATGGAGGTATGTGGGGACCGATATTTTATATAGGCTATGAATTGATGGGTATGGAGAATTTCCTGATAACTATGTATACAAACCCGGAACTTGCTCACTATATACTGGACAAAGCCACCGACTTTTATCTAGAAGCAGATAAAAGATTGTTTGAAGCTGTAAGGGATAAGATGGATATATTTTTCATGGCAGATGATTTGGGGACACAGGAAAATCTGATTATAAGTATAGAAATGTATGATGAGTTTATTGGCCCAAGGACAAAAAAGATATATGATCAGGCTAAAAATTATGGGTATAAGGTTATGCAGCATTCCTGTGGTGCGGTGAAAAAGATAATACCCAGATTATTGGAACTTGGCCTTGAGATACTAAATCCTATTCAAGTATCGGCAAAAGGCATGGATCCCTATCAGATAAAGAAACAGTTCGGGGATAAGCTTGTGTTATGTGGAAGTATAGACACAGTAAAGACGCTGCCTTTTGGGACAAAGCAAGACGTAAAAAATGAAGTTATTGAAAGGATAAAAACTCTGGCCCCAGGAGGAGGGTTTATATTAAACTCAAGTCAAGAGCTATTGCCTGAAATACCGGTAGAAAATATAGTTACTATGTATCAAACTGCAAAACATCATGGGTATTATGATAGTTTGGGAGAATATAGATAATATTTGAAATATGCTTAAAAGTATTGATCAATTTTAATTGCGAAAGAGGAGAAAAACATGGAGAAAAAGGCATCTATGATTTGTTCACATACAGGCGATGATTATCAAGAGTTTCATGGAGCTGTTATACCTCCGATATATCAGAACAGTCTTTTTGTTTTTCCCGATACTGAAGCTCTTAGAAAACAGGTGCGAAAAGAAGTAGAGGGATATATCTATACAAGAGGATACAACCCAACAGTGGAAGTGGCAGAAAAGAAGATTGCCCAGTTAGAGGGAGGAGAGGCGGCAAAGTGTTTTTCCTCCGGGATGGCTGCTATTTCCGCTGCAATCATTACTTTTTTAGAAAAAGGGGATCATGTGATAATTGTCAGACATTCATATCCCTGCACCTACAGATTTGTCACTGAATATCTAGCTAGGTTTGGGATTGAATATACGGCAGTTCAAGGAGATAGTATTGAAGAATTTGAAAGGGCAATAAAGAAGAATACAAAGCTGATCTATTTAGAGAGCCCTACTTCCATGACTTTCAAGCTTCAGGATATTAAAGCAGTGGCTGAACTTGCAAAGAGCAAAGGGATAAAGACAATAATAGATAACACATGGGCCACCCCTATTTTTCAGAATCCCCTTAAATTAGGAATAGATATTGTAGTGCATACTGCGTCAAAATATATTGGAGGTCACAGTGATATAGTCGCAGGAGTTGTAGTAAGCGACAAAAAGACGATAAAACGGATAGTGGAGAATGAATATGATCTTCTTGGAGGAGTTATAGGTCCATTTGAAGCATGGCTTATGACAAGAGGCTTGAGAACTCTTGCTGTGAGAATGAAACAGCATCAGCAAAGCGGGATGAAGGTGGCAGAATTTCTGGAACAACATCCTAAAGTACGA includes:
- a CDS encoding aminotransferase class I/II-fold pyridoxal phosphate-dependent enzyme, whose translation is MEKKASMICSHTGDDYQEFHGAVIPPIYQNSLFVFPDTEALRKQVRKEVEGYIYTRGYNPTVEVAEKKIAQLEGGEAAKCFSSGMAAISAAIITFLEKGDHVIIVRHSYPCTYRFVTEYLARFGIEYTAVQGDSIEEFERAIKKNTKLIYLESPTSMTFKLQDIKAVAELAKSKGIKTIIDNTWATPIFQNPLKLGIDIVVHTASKYIGGHSDIVAGVVVSDKKTIKRIVENEYDLLGGVIGPFEAWLMTRGLRTLAVRMKQHQQSGMKVAEFLEQHPKVRKVNYSGLKSHPQHELAVKQMRGFSGLLSFEIENDRQKVAKLIDALQVFNIGVSWGGFESLVIAESIYLDDQQLEQKWGMPVGLIRIAVGLEETEILIDDLDRALSLI
- a CDS encoding uroporphyrinogen decarboxylase family protein — its product is MNSKERALRIINHQEADRIAIDFWAVDEALEKLLEHFGFKCKEQLLKEFEVDFRQSPTCFQDLGPLKWDKSDKTVYYNMWGVGKSCKWGGTSIYHPLKDVQTIDDVKDYPWPNPDDIDVDAFVSYCDTFYRDYCIYGGMWGPIFYIGYELMGMENFLITMYTNPELAHYILDKATDFYLEADKRLFEAVRDKMDIFFMADDLGTQENLIISIEMYDEFIGPRTKKIYDQAKNYGYKVMQHSCGAVKKIIPRLLELGLEILNPIQVSAKGMDPYQIKKQFGDKLVLCGSIDTVKTLPFGTKQDVKNEVIERIKTLAPGGGFILNSSQELLPEIPVENIVTMYQTAKHHGYYDSLGEYR